One genomic region from Cetobacterium sp. 8H encodes:
- a CDS encoding DUF871 domain-containing protein, with the protein MRELGISIYPFHATLDENKNYIEMAAKYGYKRVFTCLLSVEGDKNAIVNEFKETIAYANRFGMQVMVDVAPSIFSKLGISYEDLSFFKEIGAYGVRLDLGFSGNEESIMTFNEHGLVVEINMSQDTNYVNTIMDYMPNREKLVGCHNFYPHRYTGLSREHFRNCNKRFKGFSLTTAAFVTAQTGTFGPWPVNDGLCTLEEHRDLPIEVQGRELFNEGIDVVIISNCFPTEDELKALAGINKEMLELECEVYEGVGEVERAIIEKELHFQRGDVGEYVVRSTQSRVKYKGTHFELFNPSDIKKGDVLIESSLYGQYAGELHIARKDMKNGGKTSVVGKIKPEYMGLLDSIKPWQKFKVKIK; encoded by the coding sequence ATGAGGGAGTTAGGAATTTCAATCTATCCGTTTCATGCAACTTTAGATGAGAATAAGAATTATATAGAGATGGCAGCAAAGTATGGATATAAGAGAGTATTTACATGTTTACTATCAGTTGAAGGGGATAAAAATGCAATAGTAAACGAATTTAAAGAAACGATAGCATATGCAAACAGATTCGGGATGCAAGTTATGGTAGATGTAGCTCCATCAATTTTTAGTAAATTAGGAATAAGTTATGAAGATCTATCTTTTTTCAAAGAGATAGGAGCTTATGGAGTTAGGCTTGATTTAGGATTTTCTGGGAATGAAGAAAGTATAATGACTTTCAATGAACATGGACTTGTTGTTGAAATAAATATGAGCCAAGATACAAATTATGTAAACACAATTATGGATTATATGCCGAACAGAGAAAAATTAGTAGGATGTCATAATTTTTATCCACATAGATATACAGGGCTTTCAAGAGAGCACTTTAGAAATTGTAATAAAAGATTTAAAGGATTTTCACTTACGACAGCAGCATTTGTAACAGCTCAAACAGGGACATTTGGTCCTTGGCCAGTGAATGATGGGCTTTGTACTCTAGAAGAGCATAGAGACCTTCCTATAGAAGTTCAAGGTAGAGAACTTTTCAATGAGGGAATTGATGTAGTAATTATATCAAATTGTTTTCCAACAGAGGATGAATTAAAAGCACTTGCTGGAATAAATAAAGAGATGTTAGAGTTAGAATGCGAAGTTTATGAAGGTGTTGGTGAAGTGGAAAGAGCAATTATAGAAAAAGAGTTACATTTTCAAAGAGGAGATGTAGGAGAATATGTTGTTAGATCGACACAGTCAAGAGTAAAATATAAAGGGACACACTTTGAACTTTTTAATCCTTCAGATATAAAAAAAGGAGATGTTCTTATTGAGTCATCACTTTATGGACAATATGCTGGAGAGCTCCATATAGCAAGAAAAGATATGAAAAATGGTGGAAAAACAAGTGTAGTTGGGAAAATAAAACCAGAGTATATGGGACTTTTAGATAGTATAAAACCATGGCAGAAATTTAAAGTAAAAATAAAATAA
- a CDS encoding replication initiation protein, with product MKKMTFDFSKNDIFIDTDKKLNKKERDFLEIIRDKYKGKNEKYIIFTEKELRSIVKERGSIEDFLDKFSKRRIHLKLIEKNEEIFFASFSIFDFYMKNRDEYRVYISRSLKSLKESGIFDDIDLLLILLFKEKKSFQLYLALIKNRMNGGFVLTRDQLKELLGVGQENYERFYDFEKTILRPALDDINELTKYSVDYKKIKNSEGFTSKIMEIEFIFNHKLSPIIAGEIDSLLLPLRDRVDSIAKVSKIIEEALLKEGIDFVRNNLYHLDKGISGSLDEAISLALKENSNIESQERYILINKTTDIFSNRFIFESRLYKELLKCKFYYNYNFLKTLRNMKVGELLQYKDERHKIEILYADKGRESTIEIYKIAENATQEKK from the coding sequence ATGAAAAAAATGACATTTGATTTTTCTAAAAATGATATTTTTATTGATACAGATAAAAAACTTAACAAAAAAGAAAGAGATTTTTTAGAAATAATAAGAGATAAGTATAAAGGGAAAAATGAAAAATATATAATTTTTACAGAAAAAGAGCTTAGAAGTATAGTAAAAGAAAGAGGATCAATAGAAGATTTTTTAGATAAATTTTCTAAAAGAAGAATACATTTAAAATTGATAGAAAAAAATGAAGAGATATTTTTTGCATCTTTTTCGATATTTGATTTTTATATGAAAAATAGAGATGAATATAGAGTGTATATTTCAAGATCGTTAAAATCTTTAAAAGAGAGTGGAATATTTGATGACATAGACCTATTGCTGATATTACTATTCAAAGAAAAAAAGAGTTTTCAACTATATTTGGCTTTGATAAAAAATAGAATGAATGGTGGCTTTGTATTGACAAGAGATCAATTAAAAGAACTTTTAGGAGTTGGACAGGAAAACTACGAAAGATTTTATGATTTTGAAAAAACTATTTTAAGACCAGCATTAGATGATATAAATGAGTTAACTAAATATAGTGTAGATTATAAAAAAATAAAAAATAGTGAAGGATTTACAAGTAAGATTATGGAGATTGAATTTATATTTAATCATAAACTTTCTCCAATTATAGCCGGAGAGATAGATAGTCTATTGTTACCACTAAGAGATAGAGTAGATTCTATTGCAAAGGTGAGTAAGATAATTGAAGAAGCTCTATTAAAAGAGGGAATAGATTTTGTAAGAAATAATTTATATCATTTGGATAAAGGTATTTCTGGGTCTTTAGATGAAGCGATATCTTTAGCACTGAAAGAAAATTCAAATATTGAGTCACAAGAACGATATATTCTTATAAATAAGACTACAGATATTTTTTCGAATAGATTTATATTTGAATCAAGACTTTATAAAGAACTTTTGAAATGTAAATTTTACTATAACTATAACTTTTTAAAAACTTTAAGAAATATGAAAGTAGGGGAGTTATTACAGTATAAGGATGAGAGACATAAAATTGAGATATTGTATGCTGATAAAGGAAGAGAAAGTACAATTGAGATATATAAAATAGCTGAAAATGCTACACAAGAAAAAAAATAA
- a CDS encoding PTS sugar transporter subunit IIB: MKKILLLCSAGMSTSMVVKKMEAAAAAENIEVKIDAVGLEQFHELLPQYDVFLLGPQVRFKKAELSALAAAAGKPLDVIDTMAYGTLNGKKILDFALNMK; this comes from the coding sequence ATGAAAAAAATATTATTACTTTGTTCTGCAGGAATGTCAACTAGTATGGTTGTTAAAAAAATGGAAGCTGCTGCTGCTGCTGAAAATATAGAAGTAAAAATCGACGCTGTTGGTTTAGAGCAATTCCACGAGCTATTACCACAATACGATGTCTTCTTATTAGGACCACAAGTTAGATTTAAAAAGGCTGAGCTTTCTGCTCTTGCAGCCGCTGCAGGAAAGCCTTTAGATGTTATAGATACAATGGCTTATGGAACATTAAATGGAAAGAAAATTTTAGATTTCGCTCTAAATATGAAATAA
- the celB gene encoding PTS cellobiose transporter subunit IIC has protein sequence MSNFMNIVEEKLMPVAAKVGQNRYLNAIKDGFVYTMPFLIIGSFILLMVNLPFTDPNNILYMKWYANLMASFKGDLVQPFYVSMGIMSLFVSYGIGMSLSNSYKLNGTTGGFLSMYAFLLTSAKLDWLPVGQAEGASALFLIPDGGWMPVMDARYLDAKGLFTAILGAIIAIEIFRLLVQKKFVIKLPDSVPPAIAKSFELLIPIVFVTIIFHAVNIFAMKSLNIMVPEIILKAFAPLLNMSDSLISVIFIIIITHLLWFAGLHGTNIVIAIINSITLSNLAANQAALQAGDTLPKIFAGGFLDAYVYIGGAGATLGLALAMSVSKNAHIKSIGKLSVIPAVFNINEPIMFGAPIVMNPLLFIPFIGIPVLNACIAWFATKFDLVGKIITLVPWTTPGPIGALLATNFSVTAFILSCGLVAISFFLYMPFLRVYEKSLNEEEVMA, from the coding sequence ATGAGTAACTTTATGAATATTGTAGAAGAAAAATTAATGCCTGTTGCCGCAAAAGTCGGTCAAAATAGATATTTAAATGCAATCAAAGATGGTTTTGTTTACACGATGCCCTTTCTAATCATAGGATCTTTTATACTTTTAATGGTAAATCTACCATTTACAGATCCTAACAACATCTTATATATGAAGTGGTATGCTAACTTGATGGCTTCTTTCAAAGGAGACCTTGTTCAACCTTTCTATGTAAGTATGGGAATAATGTCACTTTTTGTTTCATATGGAATTGGTATGTCTTTATCTAACAGTTATAAACTTAATGGTACAACTGGTGGATTTTTATCTATGTATGCTTTTTTACTGACATCTGCTAAGTTAGATTGGCTACCTGTTGGTCAAGCTGAGGGTGCTAGTGCACTGTTTCTTATTCCTGACGGTGGATGGATGCCTGTTATGGATGCTAGATACCTTGATGCTAAAGGTTTATTTACAGCTATTTTAGGAGCTATAATAGCTATTGAAATTTTCAGACTTCTAGTTCAGAAAAAGTTTGTTATTAAACTGCCTGATTCTGTTCCACCAGCAATTGCAAAATCTTTTGAACTTTTAATCCCAATCGTATTTGTTACGATAATCTTCCATGCAGTTAATATATTTGCAATGAAGAGTTTAAATATTATGGTTCCTGAGATTATTCTAAAAGCTTTTGCACCACTACTAAATATGTCTGATTCACTTATATCTGTAATCTTTATAATCATAATCACTCACCTTTTATGGTTTGCTGGATTACATGGAACAAATATTGTTATAGCTATCATTAACTCAATCACTTTATCTAACCTTGCTGCTAACCAAGCTGCACTTCAAGCTGGTGATACACTACCTAAAATATTTGCAGGTGGATTCCTTGATGCTTATGTTTACATAGGAGGAGCTGGAGCTACTTTAGGACTTGCCCTTGCTATGTCTGTGAGTAAAAATGCACACATTAAATCTATTGGAAAGCTTTCAGTTATTCCAGCAGTATTTAATATAAATGAACCAATCATGTTTGGAGCACCGATAGTTATGAATCCGTTACTATTTATTCCTTTCATAGGAATCCCTGTTCTAAACGCTTGTATAGCTTGGTTTGCTACTAAGTTTGATCTAGTTGGAAAGATTATAACCCTTGTACCTTGGACAACTCCAGGTCCAATTGGAGCTCTTCTTGCAACTAACTTCAGTGTTACAGCTTTCATTCTAAGTTGTGGACTAGTAGCAATATCTTTCTTCCTATACATGCCTTTCTTAAGAGTGTACGAAAAATCTCTTAATGAAGAAGAAGTTATGGCTTAG
- the ligA gene encoding NAD-dependent DNA ligase LigA — protein MLKLFDMGNEKNPKERIEELRQQIERYNYYYYTKNESLISDIEFDKLLKELEGLEHDHPEYKVENSPTTNVGASSLKESKFKKVIHKKPMLSLNNSYNIGDVIAFAERVEKNLDGTHRDLEYVLELKLDGASISVQYEGGELVRAVTRGDGIEGEDVTENILAIKSIPNYLKENISIEVRGEIVLPLSRFQELNQRRLEDGEEIFANPRNAASGTLRQLDAEVVKERELDAYFYYLVDSENYGMKTHKESLEYLSKIGIKTTGIAEVISSMSVMEERIAYWEKAKEELDYETDGLVLKLNNISLWEEVGYTTKSPRWAIAYKFPAKQVTTKLNGITWQVGRTGKVTPVAELEEVELSGSKVKRASLHNMDEVIRKDIRIGDRVFIEKAAEIIPQVVSSVKEVRDGSEKIVEAPTHCPVCNSLLEKEEGLVDLKCVNPACPAIIQGSIEYFVSRDGMNISGFGSRIVERMLELGYIKDITDIYTLSKYSEEMKQLDKMGEKSVEKLLASIEKSKERPYSKTLYALGIPFVGKFLGNVLAKRSGDIDKLSSMTKEELLDIDGVGEKVAESVYGFFRDEKSMEIVKKLKEYGINFSQEKKKNSSGEGLFSGKTFLFTGKLEKFKREEIKELIEALGGTNMSSVSKKLDYLIVGADAGSKLKKAQELETVKILTEDEFIEMTK, from the coding sequence ATGTTGAAACTATTTGATATGGGTAATGAAAAAAATCCTAAGGAAAGAATAGAAGAGCTAAGACAACAAATAGAGCGTTATAACTACTACTATTACACAAAGAATGAGTCTTTAATATCAGATATAGAGTTTGATAAACTTTTAAAAGAGTTAGAGGGACTAGAGCACGATCATCCAGAATATAAAGTGGAAAACTCTCCGACAACAAATGTGGGAGCAAGTAGTTTAAAAGAGTCAAAATTTAAGAAAGTAATACATAAAAAACCGATGTTGAGTTTAAACAATTCATATAATATTGGAGATGTAATAGCTTTTGCAGAAAGAGTTGAAAAGAATTTAGATGGGACTCATAGAGACTTAGAGTATGTTTTAGAGCTTAAGTTGGACGGGGCTAGTATCAGTGTTCAATATGAAGGTGGAGAGCTTGTGAGGGCTGTAACAAGAGGTGATGGGATAGAAGGTGAGGATGTAACAGAAAATATCTTAGCTATAAAAAGTATTCCTAACTATTTAAAAGAAAATATTTCGATAGAGGTAAGAGGAGAGATTGTACTGCCTTTAAGTAGATTCCAAGAACTTAATCAGAGAAGATTAGAGGATGGAGAGGAGATCTTTGCTAATCCAAGAAATGCAGCGAGTGGAACTTTAAGACAGTTGGATGCTGAGGTTGTTAAGGAGAGAGAACTAGATGCATACTTCTACTATCTAGTTGATTCTGAGAATTATGGAATGAAAACTCATAAAGAGAGTTTAGAATATTTGAGTAAAATTGGAATAAAAACGACAGGGATTGCAGAAGTTATAAGTTCAATGTCTGTAATGGAAGAGCGTATCGCATATTGGGAAAAAGCTAAAGAAGAATTGGATTATGAAACTGATGGACTAGTTTTAAAATTAAATAATATAAGTCTTTGGGAAGAGGTAGGATATACAACTAAAAGTCCGAGATGGGCAATAGCATACAAATTTCCAGCAAAGCAGGTAACAACAAAACTAAATGGGATAACTTGGCAGGTTGGAAGAACAGGTAAAGTTACACCAGTAGCAGAATTAGAAGAGGTTGAATTATCAGGAAGTAAAGTAAAAAGAGCAAGTTTACACAATATGGATGAGGTTATAAGAAAAGATATAAGAATAGGGGACCGTGTATTTATAGAAAAAGCTGCGGAAATAATACCACAAGTTGTAAGTTCTGTTAAAGAAGTGAGAGATGGAAGTGAAAAGATTGTAGAAGCTCCAACTCATTGCCCTGTTTGCAACTCGCTTTTAGAGAAAGAGGAAGGGTTAGTAGATTTAAAGTGTGTTAATCCTGCTTGCCCAGCTATAATACAAGGGAGCATAGAGTATTTTGTATCTCGTGATGGGATGAATATCAGTGGATTTGGAAGTAGAATTGTAGAAAGAATGTTAGAACTTGGATATATAAAAGATATTACAGACATCTATACTCTTTCAAAATATAGTGAAGAGATGAAGCAACTAGATAAAATGGGAGAAAAAAGTGTAGAAAAGCTTTTAGCTTCTATAGAGAAAAGTAAAGAGAGACCATATTCAAAAACTCTTTATGCACTTGGAATACCTTTTGTTGGTAAATTTTTAGGAAATGTTCTAGCTAAGAGAAGTGGAGATATTGATAAGCTTTCATCTATGACAAAAGAGGAGCTGCTAGATATTGATGGCGTTGGAGAGAAAGTAGCTGAATCTGTATATGGATTCTTTAGAGATGAAAAATCTATGGAGATTGTAAAAAAACTTAAAGAGTATGGTATTAACTTTAGCCAAGAAAAGAAAAAGAATAGTTCTGGAGAGGGACTTTTCTCTGGGAAAACATTCTTATTTACAGGAAAGCTAGAAAAGTTTAAAAGAGAAGAGATAAAAGAGCTGATTGAAGCTTTAGGTGGGACAAATATGTCATCTGTGAGTAAAAAACTAGATTATCTTATAGTTGGAGCAGATGCAGGAAGTAAATTGAAAAAAGCTCAAGAATTAGAAACAGTAAAAATATTAACAGAAGATGAATTCATAGAGATGACAAAATAA
- a CDS encoding glycerol dehydrogenase — MENIILSPSKYIQGAGSLKSIAKYAHKNAFIIADEFVMNLTREIIEKSFKDHKLDAFFEKFNGECSKVEVNRLIDIMKSHNSEIVIGVGGGKTLDTAKAIAFYSNLPVLIAPTIASTDAPCSALSVLYTEDGVFDEYLLLPNNPNMVLMDTEIISKAPARLLASGMGDALATYFEARACERSGALNMGGGLPTKAALTLAKLCYDTLIEDGEKALFAAQKNVCTKAVENIIEANTYLSGIGFESGGLAAAHAIHNGLTVLEECHHLYHGEKVAFGTLVQLFLENASLEEIDEVLFFCKNIGLPTSLEDMGVTTIDHNKLMEVAKLSCASGETIHNMPFEVTPEKVYAAILAADNYGSY; from the coding sequence ATGGAAAATATTATTTTATCACCTAGTAAGTATATTCAAGGAGCAGGCTCACTTAAAAGTATTGCCAAATACGCTCATAAAAATGCTTTTATTATCGCGGATGAATTTGTTATGAACCTTACACGAGAGATAATTGAAAAAAGTTTTAAAGACCACAAATTAGATGCTTTCTTTGAAAAATTTAATGGAGAATGCTCTAAAGTTGAAGTTAATCGTTTAATTGACATTATGAAATCTCATAATAGTGAAATAGTTATAGGTGTTGGTGGAGGAAAAACTCTTGATACAGCTAAAGCTATTGCATTTTATTCTAATCTTCCTGTTCTTATTGCTCCTACAATCGCTTCTACAGATGCCCCTTGTAGTGCTCTTTCTGTTCTGTACACTGAAGATGGTGTATTTGACGAATATCTTCTTTTACCTAACAATCCTAATATGGTTCTTATGGATACTGAGATTATATCTAAAGCCCCCGCTAGACTTCTTGCTAGTGGAATGGGTGACGCTTTAGCAACATATTTTGAAGCTAGAGCTTGTGAAAGATCTGGAGCTCTTAATATGGGTGGTGGACTTCCTACAAAAGCAGCCCTTACTCTTGCTAAACTTTGCTACGATACTCTTATAGAAGATGGAGAAAAAGCACTATTTGCAGCTCAAAAAAATGTTTGTACAAAGGCTGTTGAAAATATTATTGAAGCTAATACATATCTAAGTGGAATTGGGTTTGAAAGTGGTGGACTTGCAGCAGCTCACGCTATCCATAATGGTTTAACTGTATTGGAAGAGTGTCACCATCTATATCATGGTGAAAAAGTAGCTTTTGGTACATTAGTTCAACTTTTCTTAGAAAATGCATCTTTAGAAGAGATAGACGAAGTTTTATTTTTCTGTAAAAATATAGGTCTTCCTACATCTTTAGAGGATATGGGAGTTACAACTATTGATCATAATAAACTTATGGAGGTTGCTAAACTTTCATGTGCTTCTGGAGAAACTATCCATAATATGCCATTTGAAGTTACTCCTGAAAAAGTTTATGCCGCTATATTAGCTGCAGATAACTACGGAAGTTATTAA